One Conger conger chromosome 18, fConCon1.1, whole genome shotgun sequence DNA window includes the following coding sequences:
- the LOC133117993 gene encoding transmembrane protein 229B-like, with product MDVGAVRTRRMEPSTQEGSVKESPVVVHPLMPVARLYVYALHGCLCEVAFTAACNWYELRDRKLMGHTSLWALPIYSSAIFLMERLHLSLHPRCPLLARLTLYTLLTYLWEFSAGFALRLLGACPWDYSSFRWNVMGLVTLEYALPWALACLIAERHVIRNTLRVRLETPPPHA from the exons ATGGATGTAGGAGCAGTACGCACGAGGAGGATGGAGCCCAGTACTCAGG AGGGCAGTGTGAAGGAGTCTCCCGTGGTGGTTCACCCCCTGATGCCCGTCGCCCGCCTGTACGTCTACGCCCTGCACGGCTGCCTCTGTGAGGTGGCCTTCACGGCCGCCTGCAACTGGTACGAGCTCCGCGACCGGAAGCTTATGGGCCACACCAGCCTGTGGGCCCTGCCCATCTACAGCTCTGCCATCTTCCTCATGGAGCGGCTGCACCTGAGCCTGCACCCgcgctgccccctgctggcccggCTGACCCTCTACACCCTGCTCACCTACCTGTGGGAGTTCAGCGCCGGGTTCGCGCTGAGGCTGCTCGGGGCCTGCCCCTGGGACTACTCCTCGTTCCGCTGGAACGTGATGGGCCTGGTGACGCTGGAGTACGCGCTGCCCTGGGCGCTGGCCTGCCTCATCGCCGAGCGGCACGTCATCAGGAACACCCTGAGGGTGCGCCTGGAGACCCCGCCTCCGCACGCCTGA
- the haao gene encoding 3-hydroxyanthranilate 3,4-dioxygenase isoform X1, whose amino-acid sequence MDAPLLVNVDKWIAEHESSFLPPVCNKLMHFRQLNIMFVGGPNTRKDYHIEEGEELFYQVRGDMCLKVIENGKHKDVTIREGEMFLLPARIPHSPQRQANTVGLVVERLRLPSETDCLRYYVENSMDVLFERWFHCLDLGTQLVPVIKEFFSSEQHRTGKPSKDEPLRTPPFQLNGMHVMKPFVFSDWVTKHRPALAEGRPLSVFGPQFETEIALYGPGVTDKSRHDSDIWIWQLEGSSQVTMDAQTFSLCAGDSVLIPQHSQYQWARNEDCIALYVVQNPERKSAYF is encoded by the exons ATGGATGCGCCACTTCTGGTGAATGTCGACAAATGGATTGCTGAACACGAAAGTTCTTTCCTTCCACCTGTATGCAACAAGCTGAT GCATTTTCGCCAGTTGAACATCATGTTTGTAGGAGGCCCAAACACCAGGAAGGACTATCACATTGAGGAAGGGGAAGAG CTCTTCTACCAGGTTCGAGGGGACATGTGTCTGAAGGTGATTGAGAACGGCAAACACAAGGATGTAACCATCCGTGAGGGGGAG ATGTTCCTGCTCCCCGCCCGgatcccccactccccccagaGGCAGGCCAACACGGTGGGGCTGGTGGTGGAGCGTCTGAGGCTTCCCTCTGAGACCGACTGTCTGAG GTATTATGTAGAAAACAGCATGGACGTCCTCTTCGAGCGGTGGTTCCACTGCCTAGACCTGGGAACACAGTTGGTGCCAGTCATCAAGGA GTTCTTCAGCTCTGAGCAGCACCGGACAGGAAAACCCAGCAAAG ATGAGCCCCTGAGAACACCTCCGTTTCAGCTCAACGGCATGCACGTGATGAAGCCCTTCGTCTTCAGCGACTGGGTGACCAAGCACCGCCCCGCGCTGGCTGAGGGACGGCCCCTCAGTGTGTTCGGTCCACAGTTCGAGACTGAG ATCGCACTCTACGGACCAGGGGTGACGGACAAGTCCAGGCATGACTCGGATATTTGGATATGGCAGCTG GAAGGGAGCTCCCAGGTGACGATGGACGCTCAGACGTTCTCTCTCTGCGCTGGAGACAGCGTGCTCATCCCTCAGCACAGCCA GTACCAGTGGGCAAGGAATGAAGACTGCATCGCTCTGTACGTCGTGCAGAACCCAGAGAGGAAGAGCGCCTATTTCTGA
- the haao gene encoding 3-hydroxyanthranilate 3,4-dioxygenase isoform X2: protein MQQADLFYQVRGDMCLKVIENGKHKDVTIREGEMFLLPARIPHSPQRQANTVGLVVERLRLPSETDCLRYYVENSMDVLFERWFHCLDLGTQLVPVIKEFFSSEQHRTGKPSKDEPLRTPPFQLNGMHVMKPFVFSDWVTKHRPALAEGRPLSVFGPQFETEIALYGPGVTDKSRHDSDIWIWQLEGSSQVTMDAQTFSLCAGDSVLIPQHSQYQWARNEDCIALYVVQNPERKSAYF, encoded by the exons ATGCAACAAGCTGAT CTCTTCTACCAGGTTCGAGGGGACATGTGTCTGAAGGTGATTGAGAACGGCAAACACAAGGATGTAACCATCCGTGAGGGGGAG ATGTTCCTGCTCCCCGCCCGgatcccccactccccccagaGGCAGGCCAACACGGTGGGGCTGGTGGTGGAGCGTCTGAGGCTTCCCTCTGAGACCGACTGTCTGAG GTATTATGTAGAAAACAGCATGGACGTCCTCTTCGAGCGGTGGTTCCACTGCCTAGACCTGGGAACACAGTTGGTGCCAGTCATCAAGGA GTTCTTCAGCTCTGAGCAGCACCGGACAGGAAAACCCAGCAAAG ATGAGCCCCTGAGAACACCTCCGTTTCAGCTCAACGGCATGCACGTGATGAAGCCCTTCGTCTTCAGCGACTGGGTGACCAAGCACCGCCCCGCGCTGGCTGAGGGACGGCCCCTCAGTGTGTTCGGTCCACAGTTCGAGACTGAG ATCGCACTCTACGGACCAGGGGTGACGGACAAGTCCAGGCATGACTCGGATATTTGGATATGGCAGCTG GAAGGGAGCTCCCAGGTGACGATGGACGCTCAGACGTTCTCTCTCTGCGCTGGAGACAGCGTGCTCATCCCTCAGCACAGCCA GTACCAGTGGGCAAGGAATGAAGACTGCATCGCTCTGTACGTCGTGCAGAACCCAGAGAGGAAGAGCGCCTATTTCTGA